A portion of the Carya illinoinensis cultivar Pawnee chromosome 11, C.illinoinensisPawnee_v1, whole genome shotgun sequence genome contains these proteins:
- the LOC122282343 gene encoding zinc finger BED domain-containing protein RICESLEEPER 1-like: MSEQVPTVECSSASPLVEIEVDGITGREEFNAIECDSNDGNNEVDGIIGGEENPSAPIDPQKYAYQRKPRKKTSAVWKDFKILEKNGVKKAECNFCKDLLSISSSGSTTHFHRHLTSCLPHIAASKRQKVLTIDMKGSECVNVVKNFSYDMKKVRELASHMILYHEYPFFMMEHVVFNKFMRANTPYWQKISRTTARNDCQSTYEIEKKKLKTILRGVNKVSITTDMWTSGQKISYMVITCHFVDPDCHLQKRVLNFCNVPPPHNGVIIADALQKCFTDWGIENKVSTITVDNARYNDVALRVLKDVFSLKKKLSIGGQLFHVRCCAHITNLLVKDGLNEIGEIVDCVREWVKYLVASEARIKQFSNIAKQLQLPSKKLFLDVPTKWNSTYLMLAAALEFREVFPRYGDRDHGFNYVPSVEDWTKVENVCQILAVFNEVTNIISGTEYPTANLFLPEVWRIKEVLNKKSLDLNDYIRAMVVKMNTKFDKYWGECNLLMAVAAILDPRFKMMLVQFCFPIIYSEPEATRNIDTILRILYELYDEHAEDYNLANVESSGHENARDIGSSCSGSINVVGKNVMSGKSIFESFVRRNDTIRPVKSDLDVYLEEGVYICSEDSDLHFDALEWWKVNDLKYRILSKMARDILSIPITTVASESTFSVGGRVIDPYRASMSVEIVEMLLCGADWVRVLHGLKKSSNVDGDWHLASF; the protein is encoded by the exons ATGTCTGAACAAGTACCAACTGTTGAATGCTCATCTGCAAGTCCACTGGTAGAGATTGAAGTTGATGGTATTACTGGTAGAGAAGAATTTAATGCTATAGAGTGTGATAGTAATGATGGGAATAATGAAGTTGATGGTATTATTGGTGGAGAAGAAAACCCAAGTGCCCCTATAGATCCCCAAAAATATGCATACCAAAGGAAGCCTAGGAAGAAAACTTCTGCagtttggaaagattttaaaatattggAGAAAAATGGTGTCAAGAAAGCTGAGTGTAACTTTTGCAAAGATCTCTTGTCCATTTCTTCATCAGGTTCTACAACTCACTTTCATAGGCACTTGACTAGTTGTCTTCCACACATAGCTGCTTCTAAGAGGCAAAAGGTTTTGACTATTGACATGAAGGGTTCTGAATGTGTGAATGTTGTAAAAAATTTCTCGTATGATATGAAAAAGGTAAGAGAACTAGCTTCTCACATGATACTTTATCACGAGTATCCTTTTTTCATGATGGAACATGTGgtgtttaataaatttatgagaGCTAATACTCCTTATTGGCAAAAAATAAGTCGTACTACAGCTAGAAATGATTGTCAATCCACttatgagattgagaaaaagaaGTTGAAGACAATATTGAGAGGTGTGAATAAAGTCAGTATAACAACCGACATGTGGACTTCAGGTCAAAAGATCTCATATATGGTTATTACCTGTCATTTTGTTGATCCTGATTGTCATTTACAAAAAAGAgtcttaaatttttgtaatGTCCCACCACCACACAACGGGGTTATTATTGCTGATGCTCTTCAAAAGTGTTTCACTGATTGGGGAATTGAGAACAAAGTATCTACAATAACAGTGGACAATGCTAGATATAATGATGTAGCTTTAAGGGTTCTCAAAGATGTTTTCAGTTTGAAAAAGAAGTTATCTATCGGGGGGCAGCTTTTTCATGTGCGTTGTTGTgcacatataacaaatttattgGTCAAAGATGGACTAAATGAGATTGGTGAAATTGTCGACTGTGTTCGAGAATGGGTGAAGTACTTGGTTGCATCAGAAGCTCGTATCAAGCAGTTTAGTAATATTGCAAAACAATTGCAATTACCAAGCAAGAAACTTTTTTTGGATGTTCCTACCAAATGGAATAGCACTTATCTAATGCTAGCTGCAGCCTTAGAGTTTAGGGAAGTCTTTCCGAGATATGGAGATAGAGATCATGGCTTTAATTATGTTCCAAGTGTTGAGGATTGGACCAAAGTGGAAAATGTCTGTCAAATTTTGGCAGTTTTTAATGAGGTTACAAACATTATCTCAGGAACTGAGTATCCAACTGCTAACTTATTCCTTCCTGAGGTATGGAGAATAAAAGAGGTGTTGAACAAGAAGTCTCTTGACCTAAATGATTACATACGAGCAATGGTTGTGAagatgaatacaaaatttgataaatattggggggaaTGTAATTTGCTTATGGCAGTGGCTGCTATTTTGGATCCAAGGTTCAAGATGATGCTAGTTCAATTCTGTTTTCCAATAATTTATTCAGAACCCGAAGCCACTAGAAACATAGACACCATCTTGAGAATCTTATATGAGCTGTATGATGAGCATGCTGAAGATTATAATTTAGCTAATGTGGAGTCGAGTGGACATGAAAATGCTCGAGACATAGGTTCTTCTTGTAGTGGCTCTATCAATGTTGTGGGGAAGAATGTGATGAGTGGTAAGTCTATATTTGAATCATTCGTTAGAAGGAATGATACCATTCGTCCAGTGAAATCTGATTTGGATGTTTATTTAGAGGAAGGTGTCTATATTTGTAGTGAGGATTCAGATTTACATTTTGATGCCTTGGAGTGGTGGAAGGTTAATGATCTAAAATACCGCATTTTATCTAAGATGGCACGTGATATTTTGTCAATTCCAATTACTACAGTGGCTTCAGAATCTACATTTAGTGTTGGTGGTAGAGTAATTGATCCTTATCGCGCATCAATGTCTGTTGAAATAGTAGAAATGTTATTATGTGGAGCTGACTGGGTTCGGGTACTTCATGGTTTGAAAAAATCATCGAAT GTTGATGGTGATTGGCATTTGGctagtttttaa
- the LOC122281980 gene encoding uncharacterized protein LOC122281980: MAGPPPTNPAPEVTRFTRDLPPAHYILKIESLSKIIPMLPGEKEPKYDSEVFECGGYKWKLSFYPSGRKECDSAENISLYLSMEDTDSLPLCWEVNATFKLFVLDQIRGEYLALQDADKGTIRRFHAMKTEWGFAQFLPSTKFNDAKSGYLVEDSCVFGAEVFVIKCTGKGERISILSPPITGYCRWEIGKFSALNVECLSKEFKVGERKWELKLYPKAVSADNADESYIKLFLSVSCWDQTSPQKGKLYAKYTLRVRDRRTGGKHEEITDSKWFSTSKRGYDYPKFLPLSTLKDQSRSLLANDILVVEVHIEIISMVKINFTNEKRE; this comes from the exons ATGGCCGGCCCACCACCGACGAATCCAGCTCCtg AAGTGACAAGATTTACGAGAGATCTGCCACCAGCTCACTACATTTTGAAGATTGAATCACTCTCAAAAATCATACCGATGTTGCCAGGGGAGAAAGAGCCCAAGTATGACTCAGAGGTTTTCGAATGTGGTGGCTATAAATG gAAATTATCATTCTACCCAAGTGGAAGAAAAGAATGCGACAGCGCTGAAAATATTTCACTTTACTTGTCGATGGAAGATACAGATTCTTTACCTCTTTGTTGGGAGGTTAATGCAACGTTCAAATTGTTTGTGTTGGATCAGATTCGGGGCGAGTACTTGGCCCTCCAAG ATGCAGATAAGGGGACAATAAGGCGTTTTCATGCAATGAAAACTGAATGGGGATTTGCTCAATTTCTCCCCTCTACTAagtttaatgatgccaaaagtggATACCTTGTTGAGGACTCCTGCGTATTTGGTGCTGAGGTTTTTGTCATAAAATGTACCGGTAAGGGGGAGCGTATCTCCATTTTGAGTCCTCCAATCACAGGTTACTGCCGTTGGGAGATTGGAAAGTTTTCAGCATTAAATGTGGAATGTTTGTCAAAAGAGTTCAAAGTTGGGGAACGTAAATG GGAGTTGAAGCTATATCCGAAAGCAGTTTCAGCTGACAATGCTGATGAAAGTTATATCAAGTTGTTTTTATCAGTGTCATGTTGGGATCAAACTTCTCCCCAAAAGGGAAAATTGTATGCTAAATATACTCTACGTGTAAGGGACCGAAGAACTGGTGGAAAACATGAGGAAATAACAG ATAGTAAATGGTTTTCTACCTCAAAAAGGGGATATGATTACCCAAAGTTCCTGCCGCTAAGTACGCTCAAGGATCAATCGAGGAGCCTTCTTGCAAATGACATCTTGGTGGTTGAAGTACATATTGAAATAATTTCTATGGtcaagatcaattttactaatgAAAAAAGAGAGTAG